One Candida dubliniensis CD36 chromosome 1, complete sequence genomic region harbors:
- a CDS encoding protein kinase, putative (Similar to C. albicans SWE1;~Similar to S. cerevisiae SWE1), with protein sequence MDLNPCQDVSGDTNSTPMVNSNPINDSINSAHNQSNTGLRKQQHQHQQLHSHSHSHSQQSPYINQLEYFTNNQFSRSFNSLILEDTNDSNTNNSSTTTLNKKTINKSPPFNIKQDLLNDSIDTFLDNSNTETIEDGDVTTTDDDNDFDDEDIEDPDAVQYTPTLDILKSKKVDNFNVSSSNHRKSNSQSTYNSHIRKPSEEDTSSSMATIRLSNNSQSSIKRSSKYLNLSIDSNLKTVDGGKIPDEIDDISLNEIDVTVAPNDFLSPLSARKPDIFAAITAANSSSNNQFKRPHKLVSQSPSPSSKNKFRISSSATSSPQYNLHSPSKLGSKGFKMFKNANRDAVMSSSRVMTPEKPKMVSKIFGKSTKIRRAYTPTHTSTPMVVSSLNPPSSSTSNSTTAAIASTSPIANEHFDIDHDFDSPSKNRKSSNISASSIIIYQDENNIKSNHARKSSNPIPYPPTEPIPTNIPVAAAETGNDLAATESNTSKGCPLFDDKENKASYQFVKPLQTAFNSSGLVKKNSISGSSDRKLPPETPIKRNPLMLLNTNKALPPYSSGLAEGKDVTCGPQDLHSQSSCQNQRFPGSINTNTNNNSNIQHNHDSDLSIEVGRNNSYDASSSTINNTSYIKIFPSSELKKEQMIQRSSEDLGLVFNSDIELDDNIIPETPTKKSLLPNQHHQQHHLPLYIQSKSPLLRFDNDKDGRKNLSIVLDKSNATKREINDPPSTPINMSFAKNNLKKPMNNNVDRGDDDDDPDNIIAQRLNIMPPLDESDSGAIYPSKIDEHLVEKFGMKNIKYIGSGAFSIAFECLFNNEKFAIKRTKKPLIGKLEKQTIKREIEALRVLTSIKEDEATNMQEQEEGKEYLVYFIEAWDFNNYYYIMTEFCEGGTLFDFLEENKHYKIDEFRIWKILIEILNGLKFIHSKNYLHLDLKPANIFITFEGSLKIGDFGLATKLPILEKDFDLEGDRNYIAPELINDKIYTPFADIFSLGLIILEIAANIILPDNGTPWRKLRSGDLSDAGRLSSDNISMFLQHNPNTNSNISGSGSGSGSGSGNGSAGEGSTNSTNFSYNSISGNSLTLNPPVKAIHATSNTDNTLATELSKNIEDLIPTWAPDFLVHGDSMNLDKLVNKMLRPNPFDRPSACNILEMPECLIIENRRKCGATIFEGEFGSPPDE encoded by the coding sequence ATGGATTTAAACCCGTGTCAAGACGTATCGGGTGATACCAATAGCACACCAATGGTCAACAGCAATCCCATAAATGACAGCATAAATTCGGCCCATAACCAGTCCAATACTGGTTTGaggaaacaacaacaccagcaccagcaaTTGCATTCTCATTCTCATTCTCATTCACAACAATCTCCTTAcattaatcaattggaGTACTTTACCAATAACCAGTTTTCACGTTCCTTTAATAGTTTAATTTTAGAAGACACCAATGATAGcaacaccaacaatagCTCAACAACGACcttaaataaaaaaaccaTAAACAAGTCACCACCATTCAATATTAAGCAGGATTTGTTAAATGACAGTATTGACACGTTTCTTGATAACTCCAATACGGAAACGATAGAAGATGGAGATGTTACAACGACAGACGACGATAAcgattttgatgatgaggaTATTGAAGACCCTGACGCAGTACAGTACACACCAACTTTAGATATCTTGAAATCCAAAAAGGTTGACAATTTCAATGTTTCTTCTAGCAACCATAGAAAGAGTAATAGTCAAAGTACTTACAATCTGCACATACGGAAGCCTTCAGAAGAAGATACGTCTTCATCAATGGCTACAATTAGATTATCCAACAACTCACAAAGCTCGATTAAAAGATCTTCCAAGTATTTGAACTTATCTATTGATTCGAATTTGAAAACAGTTGATGGAGGCAAAATTCCCGATGAAATAGATGATATTAGTTTGAATGAAATAGATGTTACAGTTGCACCTAATGATTTCTTATCACCACTATCAGCAAGAAAACCAGATATTTTTGCTGCTATAACTGCAGCAAATAGCAGTTCcaataatcaattcaaaagACCTCACAAATTGGTTAGTCAATCACCATCCCCGTCATCAAAGAATAAGTTCCGcatatcatcatcagccACATCATCACCACAGTATAACTTGCATTCACCTTCGAAGTTGGGACTGAAGGGATTCAAAATGTTTAAAAATGCAAATAGAGACGCAGTGATGTCATCAAGCAGAGTCATGACTCCAGAAAAACCGAAAATGGTATCTAAAATATTTggtaaatcaacaaaaataagGCGAGCTTATACCCCAACCCATACATCAACCCCAATGGTTGTGTCATCACTCAACCCACCTTCGTCATCTACACTGaattcaacaacagcagcaataGCATCTACGAGTCCAATAGCAAATGAgcattttgatattgaccATGACTTTGATAGTCCGTCAAAAAATAGAAAGCTGTCCAACATATCTGCATCTTCAATTATCATATATCaagatgaaaataatattaagtCAAACCATGCCAGAAAATCAAGTAATCCAATACCATACCCTCCTACCGAACCAATACCGACTAATATTCCTGTTGCTGCCGCTGAGACAGGAAATGATTTGGCTGCAACTGAGAGTAATACATCTAAAGGCTGTCCACtttttgatgataaagaGAATAAAGCTTCCTATCAATTTGTGAAGCCATTGCAAACTGCGTTCAATTCCTCAGGGTTAGTAAAAAAGAACAGTATAAGTGGTCTGCTGGACCGAAAACTACCCCCTGAAACCCCAATCAAAAGAAACCCATTAATGTTGCTAAATACCAATAAAGCCTTACCGCCATATAGTAGTGGACTTGCTGAAGGTAAAGATGTAACCTGTGGCCCACAAGATTTGCATTCTCAAAGCTCTTGTCAAAATCAACGTTTTCCTGGTAGTATAAATACCAAcactaacaacaacagcaacattCAACACAATCATGACAGTGATCTTTCAATCGAAGTTGGAAGGAATAATTCTTACGATGCTAGTAGCAGCACTATCAATAACACAAGTTACATCAAAATATTTCCTTCATCAGAGTTAAAAAAGGAACAGATGATTCAGCGTTCGTCAGAGGATTTGGGGTTAGTCTTTAATTCGGATATTGAACTAGATGATAACATAATACCCGAGACACCAACAAAGAAACTGTTGCTACCgaatcaacatcatcaacaacaccaTCTACCACTTTATATACAATCAAAAAGTCCATTGTTGAGGTTCGACAATGATAAAGACGGGAGGAAAAATTTGTCGATTGTTTtagataaatcaaatgCAACTAAACGAGAAATCAATGATCCACCTTCAACGCCAATTAATATGTCATTTGCCAAGAATAATCTCAAAAAACCcatgaataataatgttgaCAGAggagatgatgatgatgaccCTGACAACATAATTGCTCAACGACTAAATATTATGCCACCATTAGATGAAAGTGACTCGGGTGCTATTTATCCTTCAAAGATAGATGAACATTTAGTTGAGAAATTTGGAATGAAGAACATTAAATATATTGGATCAGGGGCATTTTCTATTGCTTTTGAatgtttatttaataacGAAAAATTTGCCATCAAAAGAACTAAGAAACCACTTATTGGTAAATTAGAGAAACAGACTATTAAACGTGAAATTGAAGCATTAAGAGTATTGACAAGCATTAAAGAGGATGAAGCAACCAATAtgcaagaacaagaagaagggaaagaatatttagtttattttattgaagCATGGGATtttaacaattattattacataATGACAGAATTTTGTGAAGGTGGtacattatttgatttcttagaagaaaataaacatTATAAAATAGATGAATTTAGAATTTGGAagattttaattgaaattttaaatggattaaaatttattcatctgaaaaattatttacatTTGGATTTAAAACCAgcaaatattttcattactTTTGAAGGATCATTGAAAATTGGTGATTTTGGATTGGCTACTAAATTACCTATATTAGAGAAAGATTTTGATCTTGAAGGTGATCGCAATTATATTGCTCcagaattaattaatgataaaatttataCTCCATTTGCTGATATTTTCAGTCTTGGATTGATTATATTGGAAATTGCTgctaatattattttacCAGATAATGGAACCCCATGGCGTAAATTGAGAAGTGGAGATTTGAGTGATGCTGGACGATTGTCAAGtgataatatttcaatGTTTTTACAACACAATCCAAATACCAATAGTAATATCAGTGGTAGCGGaagtggtagtggtagtggtagtggcAACGGTAGTGCTGGAGAGGGATCCACCAATTCGACTAATTTTAGTTATAATAGTATCCTGGGCAATTCATTAACTTTAAATCCACCAGTCAAAGCAATACACGCCACAAGTAATACTGACAATACATTGGCTACAGAATTAAGTAAAAACattgaagatttaattCCTACTTGGGCCCCAGATTTTTTGGTTCATGGAGATCTGATGAATTTGGACAAGTTGGTGAATAAAATGTTACGACCAAATCCATTTGATAGACCAAGTGCTTGTAATATATTAGAAATGCCTGAATgtttaattattgaaaatcgAAGGAAATGTGGTGCTACTATTTTTGAAGGAGAATTCGGTAGTCCACCTGATGAATAA
- a CDS encoding negative regulator of iron uptake genes, putative (Similar to C. albicans SFU1), with translation MSTSPTESIQNSSTKEQPILPKMLPTAKSPHTTPSQSPQDSNHHHHQQQPTDGQQCSNCGTTKTPLWRRAPDGTLICNACGLYYRSNNTHRPVNLKRPPNTIAVVKEEEGSCKGDGRCNGTGGSAACKGCPAYNNRIVAKKTLEKSPKNDSRAPIDRSLKRSTSSDGATEDESSLAIACFNCGTTITPLWRRDDAGNTICNACGLFYRLHGSHRPIKMKRPTIKRRKRNVSDKKSKDEVQLHLSDQSPIVAADPISPTPQNNENNIDVSNAITKKTPTRSPHYYQPTVPPPQQQYPYQQSTVYSTTSSVINRLPPIPYHLPFQTRSSSQSPMQSSSSYSYSPRVSSVISSSYYPPYSGSGRIPNGPGPVPGPPPPPPPQQQQTTTSPQSQSFASLNAPIQITKRNYTSENIRLPSIQLTSSSSSSTSSNNQTKLPPITNRTEKCCSNCAGPKTLAPMAIDFTASYRFNNNNNDNNNSPQIKLTKEDQNDSEGASRDNDIRDGNKPINQEEHRSALSIGKLLNG, from the coding sequence ATGTCCACCTCACCTACAGAATCAATACAGAATTCTTCAACTAAAGAACAGCCAATTCTACCGAAGATGTTGCCTACGGCAAAATCACCGCACACAACACCATCGCAGCTGCCTCAGGATtccaaccaccaccaccaccagcaaCAACCAACAGATGGTCAACAGTGTTCTAATTGTGGAACCACCAAAACTCCTTTATGGAGAAGAGCACCCGATGGCACGCTAATATGTAATGCGTGTGGCTTATACTATCGATCAAATAATACTCATCGTCCTGTAAATCTTAAAAGGCCACCAAACACAATAGCAGTTGTCAAAGAGGAAGAAGGTTCGTGCAAAGGTGATGGGAGATGTAATGGTACTGGAGGATCTGCTGCCTGTAAAGGATGTCCTGCTTACAATAATCGTATAGTGGCGAAAAAAACGTTGGAAAAATCACCGAAAAACGATTCAAGAGCTCCTATTGATAGGAGCTTGAAACGAAGTACAAGTAGTGATGGTGCTACTGAAGATGAAAGTTCTTTAGCTATTGCATGTTTTAATTGTGGAACAACAATAACTCCATTATGGAGAAGAGATGACGCAGGTAATACGATTTGTAATGCCTGTGGTCTATTTTACAGATTGCATGGATCTCATCGTCCCATCAAAATGAAACGACCCACTATTAAacgaagaaaaagaaatgtcTCAgacaaaaaatcaaaagatgAGGTTCAATTGCATTTATCTGATCAAAGCCCCATTGTTGCAGCAGACCCGATATCTCCGACTCCacaaaataatgaaaacaatattGATGTTAGTAATGCTATAACAAAGAAAACTCCGACAAGATCACCTCACTATTATCAACCAACagtaccaccaccacaacaacaatatccATATCAACAGAGTACAGTATATTCGACTACTTCATCAGTCATTAATCGACTCCCTCCTATCCCATATCACTTGCCATTCCAAACAAGATCACTGTCTCAATCACCAATGcaatcatcatcgtcataTTCCTATTCTCCAAGAGTTTCGTCGGTGATCTCTTCATCATATTATCCACCTTATAGCGGATCAGGAAGAATACCTAATGGACCCGGACCTGTCCCTGGCCCACCGCCACCACCgccaccacaacaacaacaaactaCTACTTCCCCTCAATCACAATCATTTGCTTCTTTGAATGCTCCAATACAAATAACAAAGAGGAATTATACATCAGAAAATATAAGATTACCATCTATTCAATTgacatcttcatcttcatcttcaacttcatccaacaaccaaacaaaattaCCCCCAATAACTAATCGTACTGAGAAATGTTGTTCTAATTGTGCTGGACCGAAAACATTAGCACCAATGGCAATTGATTTCACAGCCAGTTATagattcaataataataataatgataataataattcaccacaaattaaattaactAAAGAAGATCAAAATGATAGTGAAGGGGCGTCACGTGATAATGATATAAGAGATGGaaataaaccaataaaCCAAGAAGAACATCGAAGTGCCCTTTCTATTgggaaattgttgaatggATGA
- a CDS encoding ATP-dependent, RNA helicase, putative (Similar to C. albicans DBP3) produces MSKDKKEHKDKKRKHDNEDVEITDSKKQRKLEKKEKKDKKEKKDKKDKKDKKDKKDKKDKKDKKDKKEKKDKDSESSSVETVSNDSSISTNYTQSSKLSSVSQSDIDKFLTDNEITVEDPSSSSLRPILSFDQIQLTSVITSKLSKFDKPTPIQSVSWPFLLSNKDVIGVAETGSGKTFAFGVPAINNIITTGNTNTLSVLCISPTRELALQIYDNLIELTADSGVNCVAVYGGVSKDDQIRKLKTANVVVATPGRLVDLINDGAINLGNVNYLVLDEADRMLEKGFEEDIKTIISNTNNAKRQTLMFTATWPKEVRELANNFMNSPVKVTVGDRDELSANKRITQIVEVINKFDKEKKLIQLLRKYNANESSDNKILIFALYKKEASRIENFLKRNRFSVAAIHGDLSQQQRTAALSAFKSGQSNLLLATDVAARGLDIPNVKVVINLTFPLTIEDYVHRIGRTGRAGAKGTAHTLFTEDEKHLSGALCNILRGANQPVPDELLKFGGHTKKKAHSVYGAFYKDVDMTKTAKKIKFD; encoded by the coding sequence atGAGTAAAGATAAAAAGGAACACAAGGATAAGAAGAGAAAGCATGATAATGAGGATGTTGAAATAACAGACTCtaagaaacaaagaaagttagaaaagaaagaaaagaaagacaaaaaagaaaagaaggaCAAGAAGGACAAGAAGGATAAGAAGGATAAGAAGGACAAGAAGGACAAGAAAGATAAGAAAGacaaaaaggaaaagaaagataaaGATTCTGAATCAAGCTCAGTTGAAACAGTCTCTAAcgattcatcaatttctacCAACTATACTCAATCTTCGAAATTATCATCTGTTTCGCAATCAGATATCGATAAATTCCTTACTGATAATGAAATAACGGTTGAAGAtccttcatcatcttcattacGTCCtattttatcatttgatcaaattcaattaactTCAGTTATTACATCAAAATTAtccaaatttgataaacCAACCCCAATTCAATCAGTTTCGTGGccatttttattatcaaataaagATGTGATTGGAGTTGCTGAAACTGGATCTGGTAAAACATTTGCCTTTGGTGTACCGgcaatcaataatatcattacTACGGGGAACACAAATACATTATCAGTATTATGTATTTCACCAACTAGAGAATTAGCATTACAAATCtatgataatttgattgaattgaCAGCTGATAGTGGTGTTAATTGTGTTGCTGTTTATGGAGGGGTTTCCAAAGATGATCAAATCAGAAAACTTAAAACTGCTAATGTTGTCGTTGCTACACCAGGTAGATTGGTTGACTTGATTAATGATGGTGCCATAAATTTGGGTAATGTGAATTATTTGGTTTTAGATGAAGCCGATAGAATGCTTGAAAAAGGGTTTGAAGAAGATATTAAAACCATTATTTCGAATACTAATAATGCTAAAAGACAAACATTAATGTTTACTGCTACTTGGCCTAAAGAAGTAAGAGAATTGGCCAATAATTTTATGAATTCTCCAGTTAAAGTAACCGTTGGAGATCGTGATGAATTAAGTGCTAACAAAAGAATCACTCAAATTGTTGAAgtgattaataaattcgataaagaaaagaaattgattcaattgttaCGTAAATATAATGCCAATGAATCTTCCGATAACAAAATATTAATCTTTGCTTTATATAAAAAGGAAGcatcaagaattgaaaattttttgaaaagaaatagatttTCAGTGGCTGCTATTCATGGAGATTTatctcaacaacaaagaacAGCAGCTTTAAGTGCATTCAAATCAGGTCAGAgcaatttattattagcCACTGATGTTGCTGCTAGAGGATTAGATATACCCAATGTTAAGGTTGTCATCAATTTAACTTTCCCATTGACTATAGAAGATTACGTTCATAGAATTGGTAGAACAGGAAGAGCTGGTGCTAAAGGTACTGCTCATACTTTATTCactgaagatgaaaaaCATTTGAGTGGGGCTTTGTGTAATATCTTGAGAGGTGCTAATCAACCTGTACCcgatgaattattaaaattcGGTGGACATACCAAAAAGAAGGCTCATAGTGTTTATGGTGCCTTTTATAAGGATGTTGATATGACCAAAACTGCCAAAAAGATCAAATTTGACTAA
- a CDS encoding endoplasmic oxidoreductase protein 1, putative (Similar to S. cerevisiae ERO1;~Similar to C. albicans ERO1), translated as MKFFRLISLLIAQFIINTTIAVSPVSAILPKSSFTPFDSPEFCSQIITSTCNTTFTYIDELNKEIRPYLSELVKTSYFRYFKVNLDKQCRFWNAQHFCASENCAVEILEDFNWSQVTNDNLKPSGLGKISLPDKSSIDNPIETEEVQTCEDLDYSEIDDDHHCVYVNLVNNPERFTGYGGNQSFDVWKAIYSENCFPNTNPMSMTNNDDGGEQCIEKNLFYRLVSGMHASIAVHLSREYLNSETGEFYPNLKVFMERVGMHNDRLSNIYFNYALVSQAIVKLSEILPLREFIQSGYDDITPAQKQHLLANNDVESVEVYDRLLLDDIIPSLESNVVFNTTNLFDNTNLKDEFRSRFRNISAIMDCVGCDRCRMWGKIQTIGYGTALKILFEDDNYDNHNLKFRRIEIVALINTFDRLSKSIESINMFKEMYLQHLKDVAEGLTQPGVYDNIQNKKPGNGFAFPFVSPLPQKKIDPTNSQKNQPQSTDKKRLTLEEIAHTKPEDRTFIEDFRLSFNEVWQALKFVLTSYQRFPEVLGRFTLVQLNEWWNKLLGKPTVYEYESAIDVDAQQYTQVIG; from the coding sequence ATGAAGTTTTTCAGATTAATTTCCCTACTAATCGCACAATTTATCATAAATACTACTATTGCAGTATCTCCTGTATCGGCAATTTTACCAAAACTGAGTTTCACTCCATTTGATTCACCAGAATTTTGTTCACAAATCATAACTTCTACTTGTAATACAACTTTCACatatattgatgaattgaataaagaGATTCGTCCTTATTTGTCGGAATTAGTCAAGACTCTGTATTTCCGTTATTTCAAAGTTAATTTAGATAAGCAATGTCGGTTTTGGAATGCTCAACATTTTTGTGCTAGTGAAAATTGTGCAGTAGAAATATTGGAAGATTTTAATTGGAGTCAAGTtactaatgataatttgaaaccTTCAGGTTTAGGTAAGATATCTTTACCtgataaatcatcaattgataatccTATTGAAACTGAAGAAGTTCAAACTTGTGAAGATTTAGATTATAGTGAAATAGATGATGATCATCATTGTGTTTATGTCAATTTAGTAAATAATCCAGAAAGATTTACTGGATATGGTGGGAATCAAAGTTTTGATGTTTGGAAGGCAATTTATCTGGAAAATTGTTTCCCCAATACTAATCCAATGTCAATGaccaataatgatgatggtggtgaacaatgtattgaaaaaaatttgttttatcGTTTAGTTAGTGGTATGCATGCTTCAATTGCAGTACATTTATCAAGagaatatttgaattctgAAACTGGTGAATTTTATCCTAATTTAAAAGTATTTATGGAAAGAGTAGGTATGCATAATGACAGATTATCtaatatttatttcaattatgCCTTAGTGTCTCAAGCTATAGTTAAATTGAGTGAAATTTTACCATTAAGAGAATTCATCCAACTGGGTTATGATGACATTACCCCAGCACAAAAGCAACATTTATTGGCTAATAATGATGTCGAATCAGTTGAAGTTTATGATCGTTTATTGTTGGATGATATTATTCCCAGTTTAGAATCAAATGTTGTATTTAATACTactaatttatttgataataccAATTTGAAAGATGAATTTAGATCAAGATTTAGAAATATTTCTGCTATTATGGATTGTGTTGGTTGTGATAGATGCAGAATGTGGGGGAAAATCCAAACTATTGGTTATGGTACTGCTCTTAAGATTttatttgaagatgataattatgataatcataatttgaaatttagaagaattgaaattgttgctTTGATTAATACTTTTGATCGTTtatctaaatcaattgaaagtATTAATATGTTTAAAGAAATGTATTTACAACATCTTAAAGATGTTGCTGAAGGATTGACTCAACCTGGGGTTTACGACAAtatacaaaataaaaaaccaGGTAATGGATTTGCCTTCCCATTTGTTAGTCCATTACCTCAGAAGAAAATTGATCCAACTAATtcacaaaaaaatcaacctCAATCAACTGACAAGAAAAGACTTAcattagaagaaattgcTCATACAAAACCAGAAGATCGAACTTTTATTGAAGACTTTAGattatcatttaatgaAGTTTGGCAAGcattaaaatttgttttaacTAGTTATCAAAGATTTCCAGAGGTATTGGGTAGATTCACTTTAGTGcaattgaatgaatggTGGAATAAATTACTTGGTAAACCAACAGTTTATGAGTATGAAAGTGCTATAGATGTTGATGCCCAACAATACACTCAAGTAATTggataa
- a CDS encoding MNN family member mannan synthesis protein, putative (Similar to C. albicans MNN23;~Similar to S. cerevisiae TTP1): MPINFISIPRNRFKIIGVVSVTCVLIYVILYSSIITTDIDISDYGNKLSPSIIFDDNDNDNDNIDNVKDPHSVFNNQGDDETDTTASNSMTAAHTFWKSIFDTFDQYKLDLGKDPGSAVSYVDKSQQKQGPLNKEVLLSKAVVSSELMKHLKEKHSGVVEDLPSVMPGSVYNKGSKGVVIIGGGKFSWLAYLALVQLRNVGSKLPVEIIMPTREDYEKELEFCENTLPELQASCVILPDVLGEAVMKDRKFASYQFKALALIVTSFEHILLLDSDNMIVSNPDEIFESKLYHQYGMITWPDYWKRTISPLFYDVAEIEVNENKRSRYNRFPLYNAPNVHGNIFTEQDRQEVPFHDLEGSISELSTESGQLIINKHTHGQTILLALYYNFYGPNLFYKLFSLGEQGEGDKDTFVAAAVVTRQDYYQVKSFIKTFGYSDSNNNFQGVSMGQRNPLIDRKHYEDHVLALLEKDSFKLLSISDQIEQMKKFENKDFDQHNSIPLFTVHCNYPKLDPKLYMTREDLYDSKNKQLKYRLYGNLKYTKEVVKDGESDTEASSSTTTTTNKVQIDFELQQWQHMQDILCLKKIYFTHFVDNDMNELCQFIENQVTWLSKSQN, encoded by the coding sequence ATGCCAATCAACTTTATATCAATCCCTAGAAACAGATTTAAAATAATCGGTGTGGTATCGGTTACTTGTGTGCTTATATATGTTATCTTATATTCTTCAATCATCACTactgatattgatatttctgATTATGGCAATAAATTATCTCcttcaataatatttgacgataatgataatgataatgataatattgataatgtcAAAGATCCTCATTCTGTATTTAATAATCAAGGAGATGATGAAACTGACACTACAGCTTCAAATTCCATGACAGCTGCACACACATTTTGGAAGAGTATTTTTGATACTTTTGATCAATACAAATTGGATTTAGGAAAAGATCCAGGAAGTGCCGTATCATACGTTGATAAAtcacaacaaaaacagGGGCCTCTTAATAAAGAAGTATTACTTTCCAAAGCAGTTGTTTCCAGTGAATTGATGAAAcatttaaaagaaaaacattCTGGCGTAGTTGAAGATTTACCATCAGTCATGCCAGGTTCCGTATATAATAAAGGTTCCAAAGGAGTAGTTAtaattggtggtggtaaatTCTCTTGGTTAGCTTATTTAGCATTAGTTCAATTAAGAAATGTGGGATCAAAATTACCCgttgaaattattatgcCTACACGAGAAGAttatgaaaaagaattggaattttGTGAAAATACATTACCAGAATTACAAGCTTCATGTGTTATTTTACCAGATGTATTGGGTGAAGCGGTTATGAAAGATAGAAAATTTGCAAGTTATCAATTTAAAGCATTAGCGTTAATTGTTACATCATTTGAacatattttattattagattcTGATAATATGATTGTATCTAATCCTGATGAAATATTTGAGAGTAAattatatcatcaatatgGTATGATCACTTGGCCAGATTATTGGAAAAGAACCATATCTCCACTTTTTTACGATGTGGCTGAAATTGAAGtcaatgaaaacaaaagaagtAGATATAATAGATTCCCATTATATAATGCACCAAATGTTCATGGTAATATTTTTACAGAACAAGATCGTCAAGAGGTTCCTTTCCATGATTTAGAAGGATCAATTTCTGAATTATCTACCGAGTCAGgtcaattgattattaataaacatACTCATGGTCAAACCATATTATTAGCATTATACTACAATTTTTATGGAcctaatttattttataaattattttcattaggTGAACAAGGTGAAGGAGATAAAGATACatttgttgctgctgcAGTTGTAACTAGACAAGATTATTATCAagttaaatcatttatCAAGACTTTTGGATATAGTGATtctaataacaattttcaAGGTGTTTCTATGGGACAAAGGAATCCTTTAATTGATCGTAAACATTATGAAGATCATGTTCTTGCCTTACTTGAAAAAGattcattcaaattattgTCAATTAGCGatcaaattgaacaaatgaaaaaatttgaaaataaagattTTGATCAACATAATTCTATTCCATTATTTACCGTTCATTGTAATTATCCTAAATTGGATCCAAAGTTATACATGACAAGAGAAGATCTTTAtgattcaaaaaataaGCAATTGAAGTATAGATTATATggtaatttgaaatatacCAAAGAAGTAGTTAAAGATGGTGAATCAGATACTGaagcatcatcatcaacaacaacaacaacaaataaagtacaaattgattttgaattacAACAATGGCAACATATGCAAGATATATTatgtttgaaaaagatttatttcactcattttgttgataatgatatgAATGAATTATGTCAATTTATAGAAAACCAAGTAACTTGGCTTAGCAAATCtcaaaattaa
- a CDS encoding nuclear transport factor 2, putative (spliced gene;~Similar to C. albicans NTF2;~Similar to S. cerevisiae NTF2) — protein sequence MSVDFNAVATEFCNFYYNQFDSDRSQLGNLYRNESMLTFETSQLQGARDIVEKLASLPFQKVAHRISTLDAQPASANGDILVMVTGELLIDEEQNAQRYSQVFHLIPDNGSYYVFNDIFRLNYS from the exons ATGTCTG TTGATTTTAACGCTGTGGCCACTGAATTCTGTAACTTTTATTACAACCAATTTGATTCTGACAGATCACAATTAGGTAACTTGTACAGAAATGAGTCAATGTTGACTTTTGAAACTTCTCAATTACAAGGTGCTAGagatattgttgaaaaattggcaTCATTACCATTTCAAAAAGTTGCTCACAGAATTTCTACTTTGGATGCCCAACCAGCTTCTGCAAATGGTGATATTTTAGTCATGGTCACTGGGGAATTATTGATTGACGAAGAACAAAACGCCCAACGTTATTCACAAGTTTTCCACTTGATCCCAGATAATGGTTCTTATTATGTGTTCAATGATATCTTTAGATTGAATTATTCTTAG